The Planctomycetota bacterium nucleotide sequence CGAACTCCCGCTACCACGCGACCCTGGCACCGGCGAGCCCTTCGGCTATGAACGCCTCGGCGAAAACGAGGCCGTCCTCCGGGCCGAGCACGTCGATGGCTTTCGCGATCGAGACAGCTGGACCTGGAAGCTCGAAGTCGCCGGCGAGTAAGCTCGCCGCATGAAGAGCCACCGCAAGACGCTCAGCTTCCGCGTTCCGGAACGCCGTGGCTTCATCAACATCACGCGCGACGTCGAAGACGCCGTCGCGGAGAGCGGCGTGCAGGAAGGGCTCGTGCTTGTGAACTCCATGCACATCACGTCCAGCGTTTTCATCAACGACGCCGAGGACGGGTTGCTTCGCGACTATGAGCGGTGGCTCGAATCGCTCGCGCCGTTCGACGCGGGCACGGATCCGAGCACGGGCGGTTACTTCCACAACCGCACCGGCGAGGACAACGCCGATGCGCATCACAAGCGACAGATCATGGGCCGGGAGGTCGTCGTCGCGATCACCGAAGGTCGGCTCGACTTCGGCACGTGGGAGCAGATCTTCTACGGCGAGTTCGACGGCCGACGCGACAAACGCGTGCTGATCAAGATCATCGGCGAGTAGTTGCGACTGCCGCTGCCATTCAACACAAGAGCCGCGTCCCGAGGGACGCGGCTCTTTTCGCTGTCGAGGTGAAAGCCGGCTCAGCCGCCGACTTCGAGGCGCTGGTAGCCGGTGAGCGTGCCGCCGGCCTTCTTGGCGTAGTCGGCGACGGTGCCCTTGTGCTTGTCGGGGTTGATGAAGTCCTGCTCGCTGAGCACCCGCTCGCGGTAGAAGGCGTTCATCTTGCCGTCGGCGATCTTCTCGGCGATCTCCTGCGGCTTGCCGGTGGCCTTGGCCTGCTCGACGGCGATCTCTTTTTCCTTGGCGACCAGCGCCGGGTCGACGTCGTCACGCGTCAGGCCCTCGGCCACGGGCTTGAACGCGACCAAGTGCAGGCAGATGTCGCTCAGCACCTCGTCGGCGACGCCTGCCGAGTCGACCGCGACCAAGGCCGCGACCTTGTTGCTGACGGTGTAGTTGAACCGGCCGACCTTGGTGCCCTCGACCGAGACGGTCCGGCCCAGCTGGACGTTCTCGCCGGTCTGCTGGCTGACGTCGGTCAGCTTGCTCTTGATCTCCTCGTCCGCCGCCGGATCGGCCGAGGCGTCGGCCAGGAGCTTCTTGCCAGCGAGGTCGCAGATTTCGGCGACGATCTCGTTGCGGGCGGTGAAGTCGGTGTTGCAGCGGACCTCGACGATGACGCCGCGCGTGGCGTCGTCGTTGACGTAGGCCGAGACCCGACCTTCGCCGGCTTCACGCTCGGCGACCTTGGTCTTGACGCCTTCCTTGCGGAACGCCTCGATCGCGGCCTCGACGTCGCCGCCGGTCTCTTCGAGCTTCTTCTTGCACTGCATCATCGCAAGGCCG carries:
- a CDS encoding secondary thiamine-phosphate synthase enzyme YjbQ; the encoded protein is MKSHRKTLSFRVPERRGFINITRDVEDAVAESGVQEGLVLVNSMHITSSVFINDAEDGLLRDYERWLESLAPFDAGTDPSTGGYFHNRTGEDNADAHHKRQIMGREVVVAITEGRLDFGTWEQIFYGEFDGRRDKRVLIKIIGE
- the tsf gene encoding translation elongation factor Ts, producing MAITAAQVNELRKRTGLAMMQCKKKLEETGGDVEAAIEAFRKEGVKTKVAEREAGEGRVSAYVNDDATRGVIVEVRCNTDFTARNEIVAEICDLAGKKLLADASADPAADEEIKSKLTDVSQQTGENVQLGRTVSVEGTKVGRFNYTVSNKVAALVAVDSAGVADEVLSDICLHLVAFKPVAEGLTRDDVDPALVAKEKEIAVEQAKATGKPQEIAEKIADGKMNAFYRERVLSEQDFINPDKHKGTVADYAKKAGGTLTGYQRLEVGG